The Ralstonia wenshanensis genome includes a region encoding these proteins:
- a CDS encoding surface-adhesin E family protein, whose amino-acid sequence MAGRTVVKRMMWRWIWICSVGVGAFGMAVPAQAARWHQYLTTTSVVASIDRTSLRSNRTGHKIFLARTVLKRSERRAHGAHYRPGTMILSRQEIDCHRQRIRLVDYVVRGPDGATLDTDTAAGAHWMRIRPGTLAARSAAYVCGRR is encoded by the coding sequence ATGGCAGGACGGACGGTCGTGAAACGCATGATGTGGCGGTGGATCTGGATATGCAGTGTCGGCGTGGGCGCCTTCGGCATGGCGGTGCCTGCCCAGGCTGCACGCTGGCACCAATACCTGACGACGACGTCCGTCGTGGCTTCCATCGATCGCACGTCGCTGCGCTCCAACCGTACCGGTCACAAAATTTTTCTGGCGCGCACGGTGCTCAAGCGCAGTGAACGCCGCGCCCATGGCGCCCATTACCGGCCCGGCACGATGATCCTCTCGCGCCAGGAGATCGACTGCCATCGCCAGCGCATCCGGCTGGTCGACTACGTGGTGCGCGGTCCCGACGGCGCCACGCTCGATACCGATACCGCAGCCGGCGCGCACTGGATGCGCATCCGCCCCGGTACGCTCGCGGCGCGCTCGGCCGCCTATGTCTGCGGCCGCCGTTAG
- a CDS encoding YhfC family intramembrane metalloprotease — translation MFTVAIPALVAHAIAALLIASVPVVAWFWLRRRFDLAWRDIGVGAAVFVVFALVLERTLHLYLLQLNPTTAHWLRMPVLFVIYGALMAGLFEESGRWLGLRFLVRKPGGAATPVAYALGHAGIEAWLVGAASQAQMVMFGIASNRGELESRLAASGADAMVGTIHAMLAQLSPWLALGAVSERIAAMLIQFTLTLVVWHAVRQRRFVIVVLAVLLHALADLPAALYQVHVLPLAVTEAIYAVAAVLLAATCWPPQGGRKIGESSLR, via the coding sequence ATGTTCACCGTCGCCATCCCTGCCCTTGTTGCCCACGCCATCGCGGCCTTGCTCATCGCAAGCGTGCCCGTCGTAGCGTGGTTCTGGCTGCGGCGGCGCTTCGACCTGGCATGGCGCGACATCGGCGTGGGCGCGGCGGTGTTTGTGGTGTTTGCGTTGGTGCTGGAACGCACGCTGCATTTGTACCTGCTGCAGCTCAACCCGACCACGGCGCACTGGCTGCGCATGCCCGTGCTGTTCGTCATCTACGGCGCGCTGATGGCCGGCTTGTTCGAGGAAAGCGGCCGCTGGCTCGGCCTGCGTTTTCTCGTGCGCAAGCCGGGGGGTGCCGCCACACCGGTGGCGTATGCGCTCGGTCACGCGGGCATCGAAGCCTGGCTGGTTGGTGCGGCATCGCAGGCCCAGATGGTGATGTTCGGCATTGCCAGCAACCGCGGCGAGCTGGAATCGCGCCTCGCGGCCAGCGGTGCCGATGCCATGGTCGGGACCATCCATGCCATGCTGGCGCAGCTGTCGCCGTGGCTGGCGCTCGGTGCGGTGAGCGAGCGCATTGCGGCGATGCTGATCCAGTTCACGCTCACGCTGGTGGTGTGGCACGCGGTGCGGCAGCGGCGGTTTGTGATCGTCGTGCTGGCGGTGTTGCTGCATGCGCTGGCTGACTTGCCCGCTGCGCTGTACCAGGTACATGTGCTGCCCCTGGCGGTGACCGAAGCGATCTACGCCGTGGCCGCCGTGCTGCTGGCAGCAACGTGCTGGCCTCCGCAAGGCGGCCGCAAGATCGGCGAATCCTCGCTGCGCTAA
- a CDS encoding sigma-54-dependent transcriptional regulator yields the protein MTEHGTPDPSPIDHAPVFLIEDDDVVRLGCEQALSLADVPVQSFADAESALAALAAQTPAVVVTDVRLPGRDGLAVLREMLRHDRQLPVILITGHGDVTMAVAAMRAGAYDFMEKPFHSERLVDVVRRALEKRRLTFENLRLREALQGRQAYPLIGQSAVMQNVRRLVTALAPTDADILVTGETGSGKEVLARAIHEGSRRRGPFVALNCAALPESVFESEMFGHEAGAFTGANRRRIGKMEYADGGTLFLDEIESMPLALQAKLLRALQERSIERLGSNASVPVNCRVVAAAKVDLKEASDHGQFRADLYYRLNVVSIALPALRQRAEDIPLLMAHFLQQAAVRYERAAPDWSAQDMMRWQHHDWPGNVRELKNVAERFCLGLDDGLVVSEASQHSLAGRMMAVERTTIEEALRATEGNVARAADLLAVPRKTLYDKLNRHGIEPDKFRSS from the coding sequence ATGACTGAACACGGCACGCCAGACCCTTCCCCCATCGACCACGCGCCCGTCTTCCTGATCGAAGACGATGACGTCGTGCGCCTGGGCTGCGAGCAGGCACTCTCGCTGGCCGACGTGCCGGTGCAGTCCTTTGCCGACGCGGAAAGCGCGCTGGCCGCACTCGCTGCGCAAACGCCGGCCGTGGTCGTCACCGACGTGCGCCTGCCCGGCCGCGACGGCCTGGCTGTGCTGCGCGAGATGCTGCGGCACGACCGCCAGTTGCCCGTCATCCTCATCACCGGTCATGGCGATGTGACGATGGCCGTGGCCGCCATGCGCGCGGGCGCATACGACTTCATGGAGAAGCCGTTCCACTCAGAGCGCCTCGTCGACGTGGTGCGGCGTGCGTTGGAGAAGCGCCGGCTCACGTTCGAAAACCTGCGTTTGCGTGAAGCGCTGCAGGGCCGGCAGGCGTACCCATTGATCGGCCAGAGCGCCGTCATGCAGAACGTACGCCGGCTCGTCACCGCGCTGGCGCCGACCGATGCCGACATCCTCGTCACGGGCGAGACCGGCTCGGGCAAGGAAGTGCTCGCGCGCGCCATTCACGAAGGCAGCCGACGTCGCGGGCCGTTCGTCGCGCTGAACTGCGCGGCGCTGCCGGAGTCCGTGTTCGAGAGCGAGATGTTCGGCCACGAGGCGGGCGCTTTCACAGGTGCCAACCGCCGCCGCATCGGCAAGATGGAATATGCAGATGGCGGCACGCTGTTCCTGGATGAGATCGAATCGATGCCGCTGGCGTTGCAGGCCAAGCTGCTGCGTGCGCTGCAGGAACGCAGCATCGAACGGCTGGGCAGTAACGCCAGCGTTCCGGTCAATTGCCGTGTGGTGGCTGCCGCCAAGGTCGACCTGAAGGAGGCATCCGATCACGGGCAGTTCCGCGCGGACTTGTATTACCGCCTGAACGTCGTGTCGATTGCGCTGCCGGCGCTGCGCCAGCGTGCCGAAGACATTCCGCTGCTGATGGCCCACTTTCTGCAGCAGGCTGCGGTGCGCTACGAGCGTGCGGCGCCCGATTGGTCTGCGCAAGACATGATGCGCTGGCAGCACCACGACTGGCCCGGCAACGTGCGCGAACTGAAGAACGTGGCGGAGCGCTTTTGCCTCGGATTGGACGACGGCCTAGTGGTTTCAGAGGCGAGCCAGCATTCCCTGGCCGGTCGGATGATGGCGGTCGAACGCACCACCATCGAAGAAGCACTGCGCGCCACGGAGGGCAACGTTGCCCGTGCGGCAGATTTGCTCGCCGTGCCGCGCAAGACGCTATACGACAAGCTCAACCGGCACGGCATCGAGCCGGACAAGTTCCGCAGCAGTTAG
- a CDS encoding sensor histidine kinase: protein MSPTDGHADLAHPAHGRGWRMAVALAMAACCAAAGWGAYAIALQRYVATRAEEAGQRTTFYAQNLRSTLARYESLPRLAALEHVLHVALQENPQAGDAVMRRAANAYLKEVQAATDLAAAHLINTTGLTIAASNWDLPTSFVGQNYAFRPYFVEAMREGLGRFYGVGNTTGETGYFVAAPVREDNKPIGVVVVKVNLDAFEATLSRSGDTVLLVDRYGVIFLSSVPEWKYRTLGTLSADQRAALDATRQYAPHNLTPLGMRDGQAASVPFSADHPPQTVRVALPGKSASTLRVQYRPVGLLGWQVAVLIDPRDEQRTALVAGASAAFAMALIFAVLVALRLRTRRREEQHRARAALREIQRDLEARIAQRTAELTSANTALAGKVEALDAAQRILRETRDAAVQAGKLAVLGQMAAGITHELNQPLTALTTLSDNANQLAERGRIDEVRGNLTHISQLAERMGRIVSHIKAFSRKGDAARAAVSVDEAIRQALMLVETRRRQAGVTVVTEPVPADLAVWANAVRLEQVLVNLIRNAIDATAEGPVAESATVRVSVEPIEKWVRITVRDFGPGISTDVLPRLFEPFFTTKDDGQGLGLGLAISLAIIEDFGGRLEGRNAGDDAGGAEFIIELERVVKPT from the coding sequence GGGCCAGCGCACCACCTTCTACGCACAGAACCTGCGCAGCACGCTGGCCCGCTATGAATCATTGCCGAGGCTGGCGGCGCTGGAGCATGTGCTGCACGTCGCACTGCAAGAGAATCCCCAGGCTGGCGACGCTGTCATGCGCCGCGCAGCCAATGCCTATCTGAAGGAAGTGCAGGCGGCCACCGATCTGGCCGCTGCGCACCTGATCAATACGACCGGCCTCACGATTGCGGCCAGCAACTGGGATCTGCCGACCTCGTTCGTCGGCCAGAACTACGCATTCCGCCCGTACTTTGTCGAGGCCATGCGCGAAGGGCTGGGTCGCTTCTACGGCGTGGGCAATACCACCGGCGAGACGGGCTATTTCGTGGCCGCCCCCGTGCGCGAAGACAACAAGCCGATCGGCGTGGTCGTCGTGAAGGTCAACCTCGATGCATTCGAGGCCACGTTGTCGCGCAGCGGCGATACGGTGCTGCTCGTGGATCGGTACGGCGTGATCTTCCTGTCGTCCGTACCCGAGTGGAAATACCGCACACTCGGCACCTTGAGCGCGGACCAGCGCGCAGCACTCGACGCGACGCGCCAGTACGCCCCCCACAACCTCACGCCGCTCGGAATGCGCGACGGGCAAGCCGCAAGCGTACCCTTTTCTGCGGACCACCCGCCGCAGACCGTGCGCGTGGCGTTGCCCGGAAAATCGGCGTCGACGCTGCGTGTGCAGTACCGCCCGGTGGGCCTGCTCGGCTGGCAGGTCGCCGTGTTGATCGACCCGCGCGACGAGCAGCGTACCGCGCTGGTGGCCGGTGCAAGTGCCGCGTTTGCGATGGCGTTGATCTTCGCCGTACTCGTGGCTTTGCGCCTGCGTACGCGCCGGCGCGAAGAGCAACACCGCGCGCGCGCCGCACTGCGCGAAATCCAGCGTGATCTGGAAGCACGGATCGCACAGCGCACTGCGGAGCTGACGTCCGCCAACACCGCGCTGGCCGGCAAGGTCGAAGCGCTCGATGCCGCGCAACGCATCCTGCGCGAAACGCGCGATGCTGCCGTGCAGGCCGGCAAGCTCGCTGTGCTCGGCCAGATGGCCGCCGGCATCACGCACGAACTCAACCAGCCGCTTACCGCGCTGACCACGCTGTCGGACAACGCCAACCAGCTTGCCGAGCGCGGCCGCATCGACGAAGTGCGCGGCAACCTCACGCACATCAGCCAGCTTGCCGAACGCATGGGCCGCATCGTTTCGCACATCAAGGCGTTCTCGCGCAAGGGCGATGCGGCACGCGCGGCCGTGTCGGTGGACGAAGCGATTCGCCAGGCGCTGATGCTGGTCGAGACCCGTCGCCGCCAGGCCGGGGTGACGGTGGTGACCGAACCCGTCCCAGCTGATCTTGCGGTCTGGGCCAACGCCGTGCGGCTTGAGCAGGTGCTCGTCAACCTCATCCGCAATGCCATTGATGCCACCGCCGAGGGACCGGTCGCCGAGTCCGCGACCGTGCGGGTGAGCGTCGAGCCCATCGAGAAATGGGTACGCATCACCGTGCGCGACTTCGGTCCGGGCATTTCCACTGATGTGCTGCCGCGCCTGTTCGAGCCGTTCTTCACTACCAAGGACGATGGTCAGGGCCTGGGGCTCGGGCTGGCGATTTCGCTGGCGATCATCGAAGACTTTGGCGGCCGGCTCGAAGGCCGCAATGCGGGTGACGATGCAGGTGGCGCAGAATTCATCATCGAGCTTGAACGCGTTGTGAAACCCACATGA